The genomic interval CTCAAGTCTCGATAGAATCGGGATCGATGCCCAAACTCCTTAGCTTTTCCGCTAATTTATCGGCTCTGCATCGTTCTGCAACCATCTTCTCTTCTGCCGTCAAATAGCGATCGCCATTTTCATCATACCAATACAACCACTCCCGAGTGATTCCTTGATACGTTCCTTCCGCTCTCCCTATTCCTAAACCCAGAGACGATAACCATACGGGTTCTCCATCCAATAACCAATACTCTCCCCCTTGCAGCTCGTAAACTTCTAACTTTGCTTTCCGTTTCCGCAATGGATTATAGATGGCGTAATACTGCACTCCTAACTGTCGATAGTCTTCCTTCTTTTGCGTATATTCTTTGCGTCGCTGTTGGGAAACTACCTCTAAGACAAAAGTTGGCACCTGTTGTTCTTCCCACAATACATAGGAAAGACGCAAATCTGTATCGATAATTCTCGGAACTCCCAAACTCAGAAACCCATCCGGAACGATCGCCGGTTGCCTCGGATCGTAATAGATTCCCATATCTACCCCAAAAAACCAATCCATCCGCTCCGGCCAAATCAAAGCTAGGATGGCTTCGAGTAAGCCAGGAATCAAGTGTTGTAATTGGTTATCCACAGGAGTATCGTCAGAGTCGGGTAAATCTTCGGCTGAAGGCAAGCATTGCTTGGGATGATAGTCGAGTAACATAAGATTTCCCACTGTAGTCCTGATTCTTCCATCCTACTATTCGAGATAAGTCGCCAGATCTTCAATGACGCGGGTTAACTCCATTTCTGCGGACACTCGCATGCGATCGCTTTTCACCGTCACTAACACTTTCGCCGCAAACGGAGTCGCCGAAATATTCGGATTACAGAAGACCTCTAAAAATACCTCTCCATTATGCCGATATTCCATAGACTCTTGGGGAACTTTCCTGCCTTTCCCCACCGGTTGCGCTGCAATAACTTTCAGTCGTTCCATCAGTCGGTCGATTTCGCCTTTGAGTTCTGCGGCCGCTTCAGGGGTAAAATTAAACGAGACCGAGCCGCAAGCAAAATTAAGGGTTAGTTGCCTCATAAACCATAAACCGAGTAAGACTATACCATCTATATCATGCTTTGGGAGGATAGGAAGATTGCCAGCAGATAAGGTTCGCGATATTCGTTTGCAAGTTCGTCAGGTTCTCCTGATTACCTTAGCGCTTAATCTTGTAGTTCTGTGCATTAAAACCTCTATTGGCTGGAAAACTGG from Roseofilum casamattae BLCC-M143 carries:
- a CDS encoding Uma2 family endonuclease, producing the protein MLLDYHPKQCLPSAEDLPDSDDTPVDNQLQHLIPGLLEAILALIWPERMDWFFGVDMGIYYDPRQPAIVPDGFLSLGVPRIIDTDLRLSYVLWEEQQVPTFVLEVVSQQRRKEYTQKKEDYRQLGVQYYAIYNPLRKRKAKLEVYELQGGEYWLLDGEPVWLSSLGLGIGRAEGTYQGITREWLYWYDENGDRYLTAEEKMVAERCRADKLAEKLRSLGIDPDSIET